Proteins encoded by one window of Lycium barbarum isolate Lr01 chromosome 11, ASM1917538v2, whole genome shotgun sequence:
- the LOC132618853 gene encoding uncharacterized protein LOC132618853, with protein MDYMQERRGRWVQEDEKKRESLFRTRCTSHGKVCSVIIDNESHINVVSEEMVSKLGLSTKHHPYPYSIEFENGDGIEVTRQCLVSFSIGKIYNDLVWCDVTKMDACHLLLGRPWVYDRGAKYDVYRNNYSFTKDGQKINLVPLNPEDIAKKSKCVDDSFVTKLQIIGPINVEQQTEEKKELDPQVEDLPPKFDEDPLEHPTICEIDFPSLSDFKKNPDFVSYSTPTNAVYCIGPIVYEYLKEKENELLKNESMNESLIYDLVRARFIPQKVESLQESVDLISLNFIEVSGYNHVKYESIKIIKELIRRHDLFSNPDPKVHEFDLFKGFCGTNSDFACKYHIDTEVFKIYEDQKEISYDHGLHIEDQFKMICLRNHGIKLPLRKWDLVRPYAKFSLNMMKLYEKLEKCNLEPGKYGLFPIFFFFWG; from the coding sequence atggattatatgcaagaaagaagaggacgttgggttcaagaagatgaaaagaaaagggaatctcttttccgcactagatgtacctcacatggtaaggtatgttcggtgatcattgataatgagagtcatattaatgttgtttctgaagagatggtttctaaacttggcttgtcaaccaagcatcatccatatccttacagcatagaatttgagaatggtgatggcatagaggtaactcgtcaatgcctagtttctttttctattggcaaaatatataacgatcttgtttggtgtgatgtaacaaagatggatgcttgccacttattacttggaagaccatgggtgtatgatAGGGGTGCTAAGTATGATGTATACCGTAATAactattcttttacaaaggatgggCAAAAAATCAATTTGGTTCCCTTGAATCCAGAAGATATTGCTAAAAAATCCAAGTgcgttgatgattcttttgtgaccaaattacaaatcattggtcccatcaATGTGGAACAGCAAACggaggagaagaaagaattagatccacaagttgaggatttacctccaaagtttgatgaggatccattggagcatccaactATTTGTGAGATTGACTTTCCATCTTTAAGTGATTTCAAAAAGAATCCAGATTTTGTTTCCTACTCCACACCAACTAATGCAGTGtattgcataggaccaatagtgTATGAATATTTGAAAGAGAAAGAGAATGAGTTGCTGAAAAATGAGTCCATGAAcgagagtttaatttatgatctagttcgagcaagatttattcctcaaaaggttgaatctttgcaagaaagtgtagatttaatatctcttaatttcattgaggttagtggctataatcatgtcaaatatgagagcatcaaaatcatcaaggagctcataagaagacatgatttattctctaaccctgatccaaaggttcatgaatttgatttatttaaaggtttttgtggcactaactcagattttgcatgcaaataccacatcgacacggaagtgttcaagatttatgaagatcaaaaggaaataagttatgatcatggtttacacattgaagatcagtttaagatgatatgtttgagaaatcatggtataaagttaccactaagaaagtgggatttagttcggccatatgcaaagttttctttgaacatgatgaagctctatgaaaagttagaaaaatgcaacttagagcctggtaagtatgggttgttcccaatttttttttttttttggggctaa